The following coding sequences lie in one Silene latifolia isolate original U9 population chromosome 5, ASM4854445v1, whole genome shotgun sequence genomic window:
- the LOC141657253 gene encoding uncharacterized protein LOC141657253 isoform X1, translated as MNTKCRVWWPKHLSPSSPSSSSSSSSSSSSSCSVLFGWFISSSPTSLDIVVAFAFDEAFLSLHSESSALQVAVNHAHEAMPVRLQDKSKLTLLGLYGAPSKNVCVMCKLNIVDGNHKMPFDSHEASQYESNSSANSINSSCGFLEDDELSKQYKHAYSLSSSWIQLIEGGQSYSSKEVCTVPTLHHLHWNGTVLSSVELHVMVYETPRYCSHHFSINPSDSNCLPFSSKRPKWIDELCQKPQQIELDMVIVAINSSAAAEVEFSRHLWSQKSYTQLSILCTLLNLIWRVFAVVVATLSMFLYIVLQSCHKLAGYGLKFRICEAVANVFSNTLINIQLRGHQILYWPIFLDDSAIRSQACVEFAEKAGLRRHSLWSSAMVDVILGNFLGYALLFHVNTVSSLILNFASHFTDDVLRMGCVWLMGVPAGFKLNTELAGVLGAVSLNAIQIWSTLWFLAGHIFYIIIRVVALLGILLGMTISAALIMDMIAIAAFHVRLLHQFVGFFYSLQIEALTALWRLFRGRKWNPLRHRLDSYEYSVEQHIVGSLMFTPLLLLLPTTSVFYIFFAIMSLTIMFLRTLVQIIVSVIHDTPYAKIVLWCVKPKRFPSGIWFEIMHYQRDSVSSSVTRPLAEACLSSQGMLQDQNLNARNSVLLPLFLHSNIMSFGQVVNPHYKNLFSRIHGPNVALALSGILTGKSITTQESQAPQKMPWISISYKDYWCICYHALLGGKQ; from the exons GTAGCAGTCAATCATGCACATGAAGCAATGCCTGTCAGATTACAAGACAAGTCTAAGCTGACTCTTCTTGGTCTCTATGGTGCTCCATCAAAGAATGTCTGTGTGATGTGCAAACTTAATATCGTCGACGGTAATCACAAAATGCCCTTTGATTCTCATGAGGCCTCCCAATATGAGAGTAACTCTTCAGCAAATTCTATAAATTCGAGCTGTGGATTCCTTGAGGATGATGAGCTATCAAAGCAATATAAGCATGCTTATTCTCTTAGCTCTTCATGGATTCAGCTCATCGAAGGTGGTCAAAGTTATTCTTCTAAAGAGGTGTGTACGGTTCCTACACTGCATCATCTGCACTGGAACGGGACAGTGTTATCTTCTGTTGAACTCCAC GTTATGGTTTATGAAACTCCCAGATATTGCAGCCATCATTTCTCCATAAACCCTTCTGATTCTAACTGCTTGCCATTTTCTTCAAAAAGACCTAAGTGGATTGACGAGCTTTGTCAAAAGCCTCAACAAATTGAACTG GATATGGTTATTGTAGCTATTAATAGTTCTGCAGCTGCAGAAGTTGAATTTAGCAGACATTTGTGGTCCCAAAAATCATATACCCAGCTATCTATTCTATGCAC GTTACTGAACCTTATCTGGAGGGTATTCGCCGTTGTTGTGGCCACATTGTCTATGTTTCTGTATATTGTTCTTCAGTCATGTCACAAGCTTGCTGGATATGGATTAAAGTTTAGGATATGTGAGGCAGTAGCAAATGTTTTTAGCAATACATTGATAAACATTCAACTCCGAGGTCATCAGATACTGTATTGGCCAATCTTTCTTGACGATTCAGCCATTAG GTCTCAAGCATGTGTTGAATTTGCGGAAAAAGCTGGCCTACGAAGACATTCCTTGTGGTCATCTGCAATGGTTGATGTTATTCTGGGAAACTTTCTTGGATATGCTTTGTTGTTCCATGTAAATACTGTCAGcagtttgattttgaattttgcttCCCACTTCACTGACGATGTTTTGCGCATGGGGTGTGTATGGCTGATGGGTGTCCCTGCGGGTTTCAAGCTGAACACTGAGCTTGCAGGAGTTCTGGGAGCTGTTTCTCTTAATGCTATCCAGATTTGGAGTACCTTGTGGTTTTTGGCTGgacatatattttatattattatCAGGGTTGTTGCTCTGTTGGGAATTCTTTTGGGAATGACTATATCTGCAGCTTTGATCATGGATATGATTGCAATAGCTGCATTCCATGTTCGGCTTCTCCATCAATTTGTTGGGTTCTTCTATTCACTTCAGATTGAAGCTTTAACAGCTTTATGGCGCCTTTTCAG GGGACGCAAGTGGAACCCGCTTCGTCATAGGTTAGATAGCTATGAATACAGTGTGGAACAACATATTGTTGGTTCCCTAATGTTCACTCCACTCTTGCTACTTCTACCAACTACATCCGTCTTCTATATATTTTTTGCCATCATGAGCTTGACGATTATGTTCTTACGCACACTGGTACAGATCATTGTATCTGTTATTCATGATACCCCTTATGCTAAAATAGTACTTTGGTGTGTGAAACCAAAAAGATTTCCTTCCGGAATATGGTTTGAAATTATGCACTATCAGAGGGATTCCGTTTCATCTTCAGTCACTAGGCCTCTTGCCGAAGCTTGTCTATCTAGCCAGGGGATGCTACAAGACCAGAATTTGAACGCTAGGAACTCTGTGCTTCTGCCTTTGTTTCTCCACAGCAACATTATGAGTTTTG GGCAAGTGGTCAATCCTCACTACAAGAATTTGTTTTCAAGGattcatggaccaaatgttgCTTTAGCTCTTTCTGGTATCCTCACTGGAAAAAG CATTACGACTCAAGAATCTCAGGCTCCTCAAAAAATGCCGTGGATTTCCATTTCTTACAAGGATTATTGGTGCATATGCTACCACGCACTTCTTGGTGGTAAGCAATGA
- the LOC141657253 gene encoding phosphatidylinositol N-acetylglucosaminyltransferase subunit GPI1 isoform X3: protein MMSYQSNISMLILLALHGFSSSKVVKVILLKRCVRFLHCIICTGTGQCYLLLNSTYVMVYETPRYCSHHFSINPSDSNCLPFSSKRPKWIDELCQKPQQIELDMVIVAINSSAAAEVEFSRHLWSQKSYTQLSILCTLLNLIWRVFAVVVATLSMFLYIVLQSCHKLAGYGLKFRICEAVANVFSNTLINIQLRGHQILYWPIFLDDSAIRSQACVEFAEKAGLRRHSLWSSAMVDVILGNFLGYALLFHVNTVSSLILNFASHFTDDVLRMGCVWLMGVPAGFKLNTELAGVLGAVSLNAIQIWSTLWFLAGHIFYIIIRVVALLGILLGMTISAALIMDMIAIAAFHVRLLHQFVGFFYSLQIEALTALWRLFRGRKWNPLRHRLDSYEYSVEQHIVGSLMFTPLLLLLPTTSVFYIFFAIMSLTIMFLRTLVQIIVSVIHDTPYAKIVLWCVKPKRFPSGIWFEIMHYQRDSVSSSVTRPLAEACLSSQGMLQDQNLNARNSVLLPLFLHSNIMSFGQVVNPHYKNLFSRIHGPNVALALSGILTGKSITTQESQAPQKMPWISISYKDYWCICYHALLGGKQ from the exons ATGATGAGCTATCAAAGCAATATAAGCATGCTTATTCTCTTAGCTCTTCATGGATTCAGCTCATCGAAGGTGGTCAAAGTTATTCTTCTAAAGAGGTGTGTACGGTTCCTACACTGCATCATCTGCACTGGAACGGGACAGTGTTATCTTCTGTTGAACTCCACGTAT GTTATGGTTTATGAAACTCCCAGATATTGCAGCCATCATTTCTCCATAAACCCTTCTGATTCTAACTGCTTGCCATTTTCTTCAAAAAGACCTAAGTGGATTGACGAGCTTTGTCAAAAGCCTCAACAAATTGAACTG GATATGGTTATTGTAGCTATTAATAGTTCTGCAGCTGCAGAAGTTGAATTTAGCAGACATTTGTGGTCCCAAAAATCATATACCCAGCTATCTATTCTATGCAC GTTACTGAACCTTATCTGGAGGGTATTCGCCGTTGTTGTGGCCACATTGTCTATGTTTCTGTATATTGTTCTTCAGTCATGTCACAAGCTTGCTGGATATGGATTAAAGTTTAGGATATGTGAGGCAGTAGCAAATGTTTTTAGCAATACATTGATAAACATTCAACTCCGAGGTCATCAGATACTGTATTGGCCAATCTTTCTTGACGATTCAGCCATTAG GTCTCAAGCATGTGTTGAATTTGCGGAAAAAGCTGGCCTACGAAGACATTCCTTGTGGTCATCTGCAATGGTTGATGTTATTCTGGGAAACTTTCTTGGATATGCTTTGTTGTTCCATGTAAATACTGTCAGcagtttgattttgaattttgcttCCCACTTCACTGACGATGTTTTGCGCATGGGGTGTGTATGGCTGATGGGTGTCCCTGCGGGTTTCAAGCTGAACACTGAGCTTGCAGGAGTTCTGGGAGCTGTTTCTCTTAATGCTATCCAGATTTGGAGTACCTTGTGGTTTTTGGCTGgacatatattttatattattatCAGGGTTGTTGCTCTGTTGGGAATTCTTTTGGGAATGACTATATCTGCAGCTTTGATCATGGATATGATTGCAATAGCTGCATTCCATGTTCGGCTTCTCCATCAATTTGTTGGGTTCTTCTATTCACTTCAGATTGAAGCTTTAACAGCTTTATGGCGCCTTTTCAG GGGACGCAAGTGGAACCCGCTTCGTCATAGGTTAGATAGCTATGAATACAGTGTGGAACAACATATTGTTGGTTCCCTAATGTTCACTCCACTCTTGCTACTTCTACCAACTACATCCGTCTTCTATATATTTTTTGCCATCATGAGCTTGACGATTATGTTCTTACGCACACTGGTACAGATCATTGTATCTGTTATTCATGATACCCCTTATGCTAAAATAGTACTTTGGTGTGTGAAACCAAAAAGATTTCCTTCCGGAATATGGTTTGAAATTATGCACTATCAGAGGGATTCCGTTTCATCTTCAGTCACTAGGCCTCTTGCCGAAGCTTGTCTATCTAGCCAGGGGATGCTACAAGACCAGAATTTGAACGCTAGGAACTCTGTGCTTCTGCCTTTGTTTCTCCACAGCAACATTATGAGTTTTG GGCAAGTGGTCAATCCTCACTACAAGAATTTGTTTTCAAGGattcatggaccaaatgttgCTTTAGCTCTTTCTGGTATCCTCACTGGAAAAAG CATTACGACTCAAGAATCTCAGGCTCCTCAAAAAATGCCGTGGATTTCCATTTCTTACAAGGATTATTGGTGCATATGCTACCACGCACTTCTTGGTGGTAAGCAATGA
- the LOC141657253 gene encoding uncharacterized protein LOC141657253 isoform X2 → MPVRLQDKSKLTLLGLYGAPSKNVCVMCKLNIVDGNHKMPFDSHEASQYESNSSANSINSSCGFLEDDELSKQYKHAYSLSSSWIQLIEGGQSYSSKEVCTVPTLHHLHWNGTVLSSVELHVMVYETPRYCSHHFSINPSDSNCLPFSSKRPKWIDELCQKPQQIELDMVIVAINSSAAAEVEFSRHLWSQKSYTQLSILCTLLNLIWRVFAVVVATLSMFLYIVLQSCHKLAGYGLKFRICEAVANVFSNTLINIQLRGHQILYWPIFLDDSAIRSQACVEFAEKAGLRRHSLWSSAMVDVILGNFLGYALLFHVNTVSSLILNFASHFTDDVLRMGCVWLMGVPAGFKLNTELAGVLGAVSLNAIQIWSTLWFLAGHIFYIIIRVVALLGILLGMTISAALIMDMIAIAAFHVRLLHQFVGFFYSLQIEALTALWRLFRGRKWNPLRHRLDSYEYSVEQHIVGSLMFTPLLLLLPTTSVFYIFFAIMSLTIMFLRTLVQIIVSVIHDTPYAKIVLWCVKPKRFPSGIWFEIMHYQRDSVSSSVTRPLAEACLSSQGMLQDQNLNARNSVLLPLFLHSNIMSFGQVVNPHYKNLFSRIHGPNVALALSGILTGKSITTQESQAPQKMPWISISYKDYWCICYHALLGGKQ, encoded by the exons ATGCCTGTCAGATTACAAGACAAGTCTAAGCTGACTCTTCTTGGTCTCTATGGTGCTCCATCAAAGAATGTCTGTGTGATGTGCAAACTTAATATCGTCGACGGTAATCACAAAATGCCCTTTGATTCTCATGAGGCCTCCCAATATGAGAGTAACTCTTCAGCAAATTCTATAAATTCGAGCTGTGGATTCCTTGAGGATGATGAGCTATCAAAGCAATATAAGCATGCTTATTCTCTTAGCTCTTCATGGATTCAGCTCATCGAAGGTGGTCAAAGTTATTCTTCTAAAGAGGTGTGTACGGTTCCTACACTGCATCATCTGCACTGGAACGGGACAGTGTTATCTTCTGTTGAACTCCAC GTTATGGTTTATGAAACTCCCAGATATTGCAGCCATCATTTCTCCATAAACCCTTCTGATTCTAACTGCTTGCCATTTTCTTCAAAAAGACCTAAGTGGATTGACGAGCTTTGTCAAAAGCCTCAACAAATTGAACTG GATATGGTTATTGTAGCTATTAATAGTTCTGCAGCTGCAGAAGTTGAATTTAGCAGACATTTGTGGTCCCAAAAATCATATACCCAGCTATCTATTCTATGCAC GTTACTGAACCTTATCTGGAGGGTATTCGCCGTTGTTGTGGCCACATTGTCTATGTTTCTGTATATTGTTCTTCAGTCATGTCACAAGCTTGCTGGATATGGATTAAAGTTTAGGATATGTGAGGCAGTAGCAAATGTTTTTAGCAATACATTGATAAACATTCAACTCCGAGGTCATCAGATACTGTATTGGCCAATCTTTCTTGACGATTCAGCCATTAG GTCTCAAGCATGTGTTGAATTTGCGGAAAAAGCTGGCCTACGAAGACATTCCTTGTGGTCATCTGCAATGGTTGATGTTATTCTGGGAAACTTTCTTGGATATGCTTTGTTGTTCCATGTAAATACTGTCAGcagtttgattttgaattttgcttCCCACTTCACTGACGATGTTTTGCGCATGGGGTGTGTATGGCTGATGGGTGTCCCTGCGGGTTTCAAGCTGAACACTGAGCTTGCAGGAGTTCTGGGAGCTGTTTCTCTTAATGCTATCCAGATTTGGAGTACCTTGTGGTTTTTGGCTGgacatatattttatattattatCAGGGTTGTTGCTCTGTTGGGAATTCTTTTGGGAATGACTATATCTGCAGCTTTGATCATGGATATGATTGCAATAGCTGCATTCCATGTTCGGCTTCTCCATCAATTTGTTGGGTTCTTCTATTCACTTCAGATTGAAGCTTTAACAGCTTTATGGCGCCTTTTCAG GGGACGCAAGTGGAACCCGCTTCGTCATAGGTTAGATAGCTATGAATACAGTGTGGAACAACATATTGTTGGTTCCCTAATGTTCACTCCACTCTTGCTACTTCTACCAACTACATCCGTCTTCTATATATTTTTTGCCATCATGAGCTTGACGATTATGTTCTTACGCACACTGGTACAGATCATTGTATCTGTTATTCATGATACCCCTTATGCTAAAATAGTACTTTGGTGTGTGAAACCAAAAAGATTTCCTTCCGGAATATGGTTTGAAATTATGCACTATCAGAGGGATTCCGTTTCATCTTCAGTCACTAGGCCTCTTGCCGAAGCTTGTCTATCTAGCCAGGGGATGCTACAAGACCAGAATTTGAACGCTAGGAACTCTGTGCTTCTGCCTTTGTTTCTCCACAGCAACATTATGAGTTTTG GGCAAGTGGTCAATCCTCACTACAAGAATTTGTTTTCAAGGattcatggaccaaatgttgCTTTAGCTCTTTCTGGTATCCTCACTGGAAAAAG CATTACGACTCAAGAATCTCAGGCTCCTCAAAAAATGCCGTGGATTTCCATTTCTTACAAGGATTATTGGTGCATATGCTACCACGCACTTCTTGGTGGTAAGCAATGA